The sequence AGTGTGAACAGATCTTTCTTGTTATGAACTGAGAGCTGGGGGAcgaccccccccaccccaccccccttcctGTCCAGTGAGCTCACAGGAAAGCCATGTCTTGTGACCAGTGGAATCACTGCTAATGAGCACTTAACGTAGCAACTGGGGGAGGGCCTCTTCCGTTGGCTAGATGGACCCTCATTCTGGTGTAGTCATTGGATGCAACTCCCTCGTCTGCTTTGATTTGCTTGCACTGAGCAGCCCAGGTGGACTCTGGTTGGCTAAGGTAAGGACATGAACAGGAGCCTCTCCTACTGGAAGGTGAATACTTTGACCCcatggcagaggaggaggtgtcACCTTGAACTTTCTGCACACCTCTCCATACAGGAaggcttgtcttttttttaaccccaGTATTTATGATAATCTATGATAATGAAAATTGTGCATatctgtgtacagtatgtgttaaTAGTGTGCCTAAATGTACTGTCAActctattttcatatttttctttaacctaaaaaaaaaaaaaaatcagaatgtCATGATCATTTTACGCGACTGAAAATGACTTTagggtgtttttattttgcatcatGCTTATCAAACTCTTCCTTGTGAGCAACTGTGCTCAGATCAGTATAACACTAATAAAAGGTAACTCAGACTAACTGACCCACGGTGTGTCCACTGTCTTCAGTATCTTTTCTTGCTGTATTTGGGGGGTTTTAAAGACTTGAAAACACTTaactatacatatatacaatCTTCATCTGCTGCTACACTACAGTCTATTTGAGCAATGCCACACTTATCTTTCATGTTTGGTCTATACTCCAGCATACTGGATatgaaaaagtcaaacaaaaactTAAGAATGAAGTCAGATTAATCAACCTTAATTAACCTACACCTAATTAACATTAATCAATCATTAAGTGCAGGAATTGCACCTGTAttaatgtctgcacaaaataaacaggagCAGATAATGAAAATTTTAAGAAGTAGAATACCAGTATTATACTGGTAAAATGTTCTTTACTTTTGATTTTTGCTATTTATCATATAAAAATAAGTGTCAAGACCCTTGTGCCAATAAATGATCTCTCGTCGTGGAGCAAGCAAAGCCATACCCATAAAgtgatttctgttttaaaatgtgaaacatacATGTTTTCAGGCATAACAATTCAATGACGGCTCTTAAACTGcccttttaaaagaaaaacatgatgacTCTCATTTCTAGTTCAACCAATTACTACTTTCCAATATTACGGGATGCTTGGTCCATCCACACACTGCCAACAAAAAACGTAGTACGGTGCTTGCGTTAGTCCATTATAGTGCAAACACCACGTTACTTCCAGAGACTCAAGAGCCGCTTCCTTGGCACGGTGTCATATTGCCCATCAACGCCACAACTCGCAGTCCATGTTTGGGCCACTTCACGTTTATTCACGCCGTCATGAGTTTCTCCACAGACTATCTTTACATCTTCCTTTGTGCTTTTCCTACGGGGTCAGCGATGATAACAATTCCCCATGCAGCCAAACCTTAAAGATAAACACGGGTGCgcatttattatttcaaaaagCGACAATGTTGCAGCTAAAATGTCAAGGGTACGGCTCAACTTACCAGCAGCAAATGTAATCTGCGCCACTGTCCCCATAGAGGTAGGTCCGCCTTGTCGCATCACTTTCCGGGCTGCATTGAACACATAAGCTCCAGACAGGAGCAAACCCCCACCGGAAATGATCCGacagctccagcagctcttAAGTAGCTGGCTTCCTTTTGACACAGGAGCATCTGCACCTCCCGTTGGTGCTTGTGGTGCTGTTGACATTGCACTACAGGGTGTACTAATGCTAACACACGTCCTGATTAAAAACTAATGGAAACGCCagacaaacaagaagaaataaacGAGAGTCCGTTTCTAGAAATTGTCTTCATCTGGTCAATTCGAAGCAGCGTTTGAAATACAGATCACTGCCAAAATTTATCTCGAGCCCTACACACGCTGGAGTAACAAGGACAGATTTTTGAAGTGGTTCCGGGTTATATCCTAGATGTTTCCTGTtgtgtattttcaaaataaaagttttgatTATGTCTAGTTGCCAGGTTGGCGCAAGTACAATGAAAAACCTCCCTGTTCTCTATAGTATCAAGACTATATTGCCTCCATGCTATATATTCCATATACGCATAACCATTCCTCCTGCTGTCGGTATGTGGATATTTGGCCAAGATCCACGGCTGATCTGTTTACAAGAAAAGCCCCTCCTGTGCTGGCATGGAttcaatgatgatgatgattcaaTGTCTCCTTTCACCTGCTACTTTTGTGACCCCCCTGTTGATAGATTATTGATATAGTTATATAACATGCTCAGTGGTAGGCGTTGCTGAGCCCAGACTGATTCAGCCAACAGCAGGCatctgtcctctttcttccagttgacatggaaaataaaacttgatAAACTTGTCAAAACTCGATAAAGTTGTCTTCTATTTGTATTAGCATGTTAAGCTAATTCCAGTGAAGCAGGGAACCATCATATGGAATATGAAAGGACGCAAAGAGATAGTCTCTTCACTCAGAGAACCAAGATTATGACgaaatcagatattttttgtGATCTGACTTGGGCTGTTCATTGGaagtatttaaaaatgagaGACATGCAACTGCTGCAGAAACTAAGGCCGTACTGATTCACATTTATAAAGTAAATACAACAGTATTTTGCAAGGGGGGCTGAGTCAGCTCTGTTTGCCTCTATCTCAAGTTGGACTTTTGAGCTGTCAGGGGCTATATTGCTGCTTTTTCATCTGGGTTACACCATTCATGTCTCACTGCGaagaaacaatgtttttgtctatcgccattttcactttttctttaacattgGCCATTGTTCAAACAGAGCCCACTGTGGACTCCTCATACATTGCTGCTGTGTATGAACACAACTTGGTCCTGAATCCAGATCCTCGTGTCCCTCTGTCCCATGCCGATGCCCTACAACACATGCGTAAAAACTTGGATATCTATGAGGTGCAGGCTGCCCAGGCTGCTCAGCAGGTATGATCAGAAAATGTTATAAATGTTTGGTTTCTGAGTGAAAGAAACTGTGGTTCAGTGCTTGGTTAAGTTTATCTAATACGCAAATCTTTCAAAATTACACAGTTGAAGATAAGGTAGTTTATGTAGTCAGGTGCAGTGAATAACTACACAGTCAGGATAGTACCGAATAAAACAGCCATTCCTTAAGGATAGTTATGAAGACCGTCTCTGTATGGTCACATAGAGAAGTAGATTTAATGTCACTGTGTTCATGACTAGACTCCTGTCTCATCTCTGTATTCTGCCCTCTTCTTCACTGGGTCAGGGTGCCCAGATCCTGGTGTTTCCAGAGGATGGTCTTCAGGGTTTCAACTTCAGCCGTGTGTCAATCTCTGGCTACCTAGAAACCATCCCTGATCCTCAGCAGGAGAGTTGGAACCCCTGCACAGAGCCAggcaaacacaacaacactgagGTGCTCAATCATACTTTTCAATTTGTTATTCAAGTGGCATTCTGACATGACATGGAAACATCACAAGAGCCTTCATTCGTGTATTTGAATTACATTTGAGTGTGGTTGTGTTTCACAGGTTCTCCAGCGGTTGAGCTGTATGGCCCGTCGTTACAATCTCTACGTGGTGGCCAACATGGCTGACCTACAGCCCTGCCCCTTGAAAACtgagccctcctcctcctgtccctctGATGGACACTGGCAGTTCAACACCAATGTGGTGTTCAGGTGCAGTGTGTATCTTAAAACAGAAGTAGTTTAGCTAAGGGGTGGCAAATGCATCAATCAACATTTTCCAGTCTATGTGAACTGATCACAGCATTTTCCTTCACACAGGTCAGATGGCCTGCTGGTGGCGCGCTACCATAAGTACAACCTGTACTTTGAAGATGCATTTGACACTCCACCACAACCTGAGATCATAACATTTGATACACCCTTTGCTGGGAAGTTTGGCCTCATGATCTGCTTTGACATCCTGTTTCATGAGCCCACAGTTGCCCTGGTGGAGAAGGTAGAACAACAGCCCCTCAAATTCTGGACTCAACACgattcctgtgtttgttttctctcttcctaACCTCCTTCATTCTTTGGACCTCTTTTAGGGTGTACGTCAGCTGATCTTCCCCACAGCCTGGATGAATCTGCTCCCTCTACTAGACTCAGTCCAGTTCCAGCGGGCATTCAGCTTGGGTGCCAATGTCACCCTTCTAGCGGCCAACCTTCGTCATGACAAAATGAACATGAGAGGGAGTGGCATCTACACCCCTTTTTCTGCCACCTATCACCATGCCCAGAAAGGTGACCCAGAGGAGGGCAGGTTGCTGGTGGCCAGGGTGCCAGTCTTAGACCCACTGTGGGTGAGACAGAGCAAAGCCACAGAGGAGGGGGTAATTACAAACGGGTCCACATCATCTAAAGCTACAGACACTAGATCCTGTCAGCAACACACTTGTTTCGATTCTCCTCATCCTGAAACCGCTCCTTcagtccctccctcctccatcactttCATTTCACCTATGATGTGTGACCCATTTACATTCGCCCTCCTCAACGAGACAGAGGGCGAAGTAAAGGTGTGTAATGGCACCTTTTGCTGTTACCTGAAGTATCAACGGTTTCCACAAACCAGCAAAACAGAACTCTATGCGTTGGGAGCATTTGCTGGACCACACACTGTGAGTGGACGCTATGCCCTGCAGGTATGAATGAGAAGAATTTTGGTTGTTTGAAAATTCTGCTTGTCCTTCATGAGAATATTGTCAGATTTATCCTATCTTTGTTGCAGGTGTGTGCATTAGTCCGCTGTGCAGGGTCAGACACTACCTCctgtggacaggaagtggaagaggCTGAAACGAAAATGGACTTCCTATTGGAGGGGAAATTTGAGACCAAACATGTGTATCCATCCATTTTGGGTAGCAAGATGGTCCTGGAGGAGCCTGAACATCTGAAAATAGCTGCAGACGGCACAGTGAGCTtgaaacactccaacatgaGTAGTGGGTTGGTCACTGCCTGTCTGTATGGACGCATGTATCACCTGGACAATGAATGACCCGCTCTGGAGTAGACGTGTGTGTCAGGACAAAAATATTCAATGTATTaaaattttaacaaatgttCTAAGACTGTTAACAACAACTCAGCTGATATACATCTGTCTCCTGTCATAATACACACTGCAATAAATGATAAACAAACATCTTTATtcattctgaaaaataaaatagacattaaaatgatttcattttattattttagtgtATTATTTTGTGAGATGCCTCACATCAACCGAGCAACTTAGAGAGCATCAAGAGATGCTAGCCTTTAACTACAAATTTTGTTCTACTGAAAACTGACAGATGTATTAATAAGAGGTTAAAAAATAAGGCGCAATGTTATTATAAAATAGCAGTCGTAAGCATACTGCACGCAACAGTACGtactaaaaatataaaaagtacgCGATTTGGAACACAGCACCTGGCAGCCCTTGGTCCTATTTTTTTAAGTGGTTCCGATTTACGTGCGCattatttcctgtattttcaaaataaaagatttgtttATGTCTAGATTGCAGGTTGCCGTTAgtgcagcaaaaacacatttttctttgatttgtccaGGGCAGTCCAACAGACGAGTATCTAAAACTGTAGAACCTGGAGATGCTGCACAACTGCCCCTACGAGGATCAAGATCTCCTTGATCCGCAAGGGGAGCTTTATCACCTCTTAACCATAAATTCAACTGAGTGAGCTCTGCCTTTAGTTGGACTACTGACCTCTCAGGTGTTATGGTGTAACTGCCACCGTCTGGGTTACACTATTCACGTCtctcagagaaaagaaacaatgcTTTTGttcgttgttgtttttgtcaccttTGCTTTTACGTCAGCCGTTGTACAAAGAGAGCCCGTCGTGGATTCATCGTATGTTGCTGCTGTGTACGAGCACAGCTTAATTCTGAACCCGGAGCCTCATGTCCCCTTGTCCcgtcctgctgctctgcaacaCTTGCAGAGAAACCTGGATATCTACGAGGAGCAGGCTGCGGTGGCCTCTCAACAGGTATGGTCAGGGGCAGGCCGGTCGGTAGTTATACAGTTTTCTAAGCAAAGAAATAGCATTTATTATTGCTCACTTTCCAAAGGACAATCATGGTTCTCCAGTGTCCGTATCCTTAAAATTACATGCTCAAAAATAAAGTAGCTCAGACTGCCAGATGCAGTGAAAAGCTTGCAGAATGGACTGAACTGACTTCAGAGGAAGGTAACTCACAATGTCAGACTCCTTGCAGTGTTAGAGACTTTGTTCTGCATGCCACTTTTTTCTtgaccacttttttttttcttttctgaaacaGTCAGTCATTAATCCACCATTCTTAATCTTTAACTGAAACTTCTGACTGTATTGGTCCTTGGACCCCTTAAATAATGTCACTTGCTGGACCTTTCAGAATATTTAACTTTGATATTATCTGAGCTTCGATCATAACCACAAAATTTAAGTCAGTTTCTGTTGATCGGTGGCATAAATGAATGGAACAAGATATCAGGCTAAATAATAAGGCCATTCCTTAAACTTGTGATGGAAACTATGAAAGTGGGTATATATTAACTTCAGTAAAGTCAGTGTTCCCAAGTGAATTCGTGAGGAGTGATTGTACTTCTCTGCATGGTCACCGTGTTCATGACTACAGGAGAGTTCTGACGTCTCCTGTCTCATCTCTGTATTCTGCCCTCTTCTTCACTGGGTCAGGGTGCCCAGATCCTGGTGTTTCCAGAGGATGGTCTTCAGGGTTTCAACTTCAGCCGTGTGTCAATCTCTGGCTACCTAGAAACCATCCCTGATCCTCAGCAGGAGAGTTGGAACCCCTGCACAGAGCCAggcaaacacaacaacactgagGTGCTCAATCATACTTTTCAATTTGTTATTCAAGTGGCATTCTGACACGACATGGAAACATCACAAGAGCCTTCATTCGTGTATTTGAATTACATTTGAGTGTGGTTGTGTTTCACAGGTTCTCCAGCGGTTGAGCTGTATGGCCCGTCGTTACAATCTCTACGTGGTGGCCAACATGGCTGACCTACAGCCCTGCCCCTTGAAAACtgagccctcctcctcctgtccctctGATGGACACTGGCAGTTCAACACCAATGTGGTGTTCAGGTGCAGTGTATATCTTAAAACAGAAGTAGTTTAGCTAAGGGGTGGCAAATGCATCAATCAAAATTTTCCAGTCTATGTGAACTGGTCACAGCATTTTCCTTCACACAGGTCAGATGGCCTGCTGGTGGCGCGCTACCATAAGTACAACCTGTACTTTGAAGATGCATTTGACACTCCACCACAACCTGAGATCATAACATTTGATACACCCTTTGCTGGGAAGTTTGGCCTCATCACCTGCTTTGACATCCTGTTTCATGAGCCCACAGTTGCCCTGGTGGAGAAGGTAGAACAACAGCCCCTCAAATTCTGGACTCAACACgattcctgtgtttgttttctctcttcctaACATTCTTCATTCTTTGGACCTCTTTTAGGGTGTACGTCAGCTGATCTTCCCCACAGCCTGGATGAACCAGCTCCCCCTACTAGACACAATCCAGTTCCAGCGGGCATTCAGCTTGGGTGCCAATGTCACCCTACTTGCAGCCAACATTCGTAGCGACCAACTGATCATGACAGGAAGTGGTATCTACACCCCTTTTTCTGCCACCTATCACCATGCCCATAAAGGTGACCCAGAGGAGGGCAGGTTGCTGGTGGCCAGGGTGCCAGTCTTAGACCCACTGTGGGTGAGACAGAGCAAAGCCATAGAAAAGGTGGTGGTTAGGGATGAGTTCATATCACCTACAACTACAGACTCTGGATACTGTGACAAAGAGAGCTGTATTGATTCTCCTCATCCTGAAACCGCTCCTTcagtccctccctcctccatcactttCATTTCACCTATGATGTATGACCCATTTACATTCGCCCTCCTCAACGAGACAGAGGGCAAAGTAAAGGTGTGTAATGGCACCTTTTGCTGTTACCTGCAGTATCAACGGTTTCCACAAACCAGCAAAACAGAACTCTATGCGTTGGGAGCATTTGCTggaacacacactgtgaatggACGCTATGCCCTGCAGGTATGAATGAGAAGAATTTTGGTTGTTTGAAAATTCTGCTTGTCCTTCATGAGAATATTGTCAGATTTATCCTATCTTTGTTGCAGGTGTGTGCATTAGTCCGCTGTGCAGGGTCAGACACTACCTCctgtggacaggaagtggaagaggCTGAAACGAAAATGGACTTCCTATTGGAGGGGAAATTTGAGACCAAACATGTGTATCCATCCATTTTGGGTAGCAAGATGGTCCTGGAGGAGCCTGAACATCTGAAAATAGCTGCAGACGGCACAGTGAGCTtgaaacactccaacatgaGTAGTGGGTTGGTCACTGCCTGTCTGTATGGACGCATGTATCACCTGGACAATGAATGACCCgctctggatgtgtgtgtgaagagcaAATATctaatacagaaaaaaacacaacaacaaaatatgtaacaAATATTCTAAGACTTATACATCTGTCTTCTGtaatacacacactgcattaaATCTAAAAGgaattatctttatttattcatgacttaatctttaaaaacactgcaacaagTAGTGTTCATCCTCTGCCTGAAAGTTGCTTGTTCCTAAAAAGGCAATATTTattctcccacacacacaaatgtgcacaaatgcacaaaacactctctctctctcacacacacacacacacacacctatacacAGTGTCAGCCACTTTTCCCTGTCTCCAGTACAGTACACAGACATTGAGTAGTTACAGCATTGCAAGTTAAATGTTCCTTGGGCCGCTCATTCGTCAATCAACTGACTCCTGGACCAGTCATACAGTAAATGGGTCTTACATCCACCTGCTGTCAGAATCAGCTCCCATAGATTCAGTTTCCACTTGGAATAAATTCATAGGATTCAATAATGAATTCCTCTCCTAGGAACTGAAAAGTGGTTCAAGAACAGTGACGCAGCATTACCAATGTGAGAGCGATCAATTTCTCCCATGACACCTTGAAGAACAATTCAGaataaaaactcaaaagtaCAGTAGGGAAAACGGTAATCAATGTCCTGGTCCCATAATATTGTtcctctgtttaaaaaaaataaaaaaaataaaaataaaagcagtccTCTGAGCTTTTCTCCAGCAGATGTTCTTCTAGTGACAGCTGATGGAAAACTGAAAAGGCTCCAGAAAGGATCAGCAAAAATGTGAGcttaatttaaaagaaaaccatCACTTTAAACCatcatattaaattaaaaaaagaaacaaaacaaaactgtggatTCACCTTTCTGTACTTAACTACATTACCTTTCACCCCATGGGTTTGCACCTTGAGGAAACAAACATCTGGTTTACAACAAGGGTTATATTTAGATTTGAAGAAGCTTACCTAAAAATAATCTGCACACTGGCTCtactttcttcctcttttct comes from Scatophagus argus isolate fScaArg1 chromosome 17, fScaArg1.pri, whole genome shotgun sequence and encodes:
- the LOC124074465 gene encoding biotinidase-like; its protein translation is MSHCEETMFLSIAIFTFSLTLAIVQTEPTVDSSYIAAVYEHNLVLNPDPRVPLSHADALQHMRKNLDIYEVQAAQAAQQGAQILVFPEDGLQGFNFSRVSISGYLETIPDPQQESWNPCTEPGKHNNTEVLQRLSCMARRYNLYVVANMADLQPCPLKTEPSSSCPSDGHWQFNTNVVFRSDGLLVARYHKYNLYFEDAFDTPPQPEIITFDTPFAGKFGLMICFDILFHEPTVALVEKGVRQLIFPTAWMNLLPLLDSVQFQRAFSLGANVTLLAANLRHDKMNMRGSGIYTPFSATYHHAQKGDPEEGRLLVARVPVLDPLWVRQSKATEEGVITNGSTSSKATDTRSCQQHTCFDSPHPETAPSVPPSSITFISPMMCDPFTFALLNETEGEVKVCNGTFCCYLKYQRFPQTSKTELYALGAFAGPHTVSGRYALQVCALVRCAGSDTTSCGQEVEEAETKMDFLLEGKFETKHVYPSILGSKMVLEEPEHLKIAADGTVSLKHSNMSSGLVTACLYGRMYHLDNE
- the LOC124074466 gene encoding biotinidase-like, with amino-acid sequence MLLFVVVFVTFAFTSAVVQREPVVDSSYVAAVYEHSLILNPEPHVPLSRPAALQHLQRNLDIYEEQAAVASQQGAQILVFPEDGLQGFNFSRVSISGYLETIPDPQQESWNPCTEPGKHNNTEVLQRLSCMARRYNLYVVANMADLQPCPLKTEPSSSCPSDGHWQFNTNVVFRSDGLLVARYHKYNLYFEDAFDTPPQPEIITFDTPFAGKFGLITCFDILFHEPTVALVEKGVRQLIFPTAWMNQLPLLDTIQFQRAFSLGANVTLLAANIRSDQLIMTGSGIYTPFSATYHHAHKGDPEEGRLLVARVPVLDPLWVRQSKAIEKVVVRDEFISPTTTDSGYCDKESCIDSPHPETAPSVPPSSITFISPMMYDPFTFALLNETEGKVKVCNGTFCCYLQYQRFPQTSKTELYALGAFAGTHTVNGRYALQVCALVRCAGSDTTSCGQEVEEAETKMDFLLEGKFETKHVYPSILGSKMVLEEPEHLKIAADGTVSLKHSNMSSGLVTACLYGRMYHLDNE